A stretch of Methanocalculus natronophilus DNA encodes these proteins:
- the pyrB gene encoding aspartate carbamoyltransferase yields MHHIISIREVSREEIDDILDRASAIDSGNFDSEALKGKILANLFFEPSTRTQMSFASAMMRLGGSVISLGSVEASSVAKGETLADTIRVVSGYADAIVLRHPLEGAARFASESATIPVINAGDGAGQHPSQTLLDLFTIRQSMSLEKINIGFLGDLRYGRTAHSLAAALSRYDARIHTITPKGLELPPGLTEDLIEYGTDIVVHEHLEDVVEDLDVLYVTRIQRERFPDPADYASIASSYRVTPDVIRGVSDRFLLMHPLPRVDEIDPRVDALPCARYFEQSRNGVPVRMAMLQKVFL; encoded by the coding sequence ATGCATCACATCATCTCGATCAGGGAGGTATCCAGGGAGGAGATCGATGATATTCTCGATCGCGCGTCTGCGATTGACTCCGGCAATTTTGATTCTGAAGCCCTGAAAGGGAAAATTCTTGCAAATCTTTTCTTTGAACCAAGTACCCGGACACAGATGTCATTTGCCTCGGCGATGATGCGGCTTGGCGGGTCGGTCATCTCGCTTGGATCGGTTGAGGCAAGTTCGGTTGCAAAAGGCGAGACACTGGCAGACACTATCCGGGTTGTCTCAGGTTATGCAGATGCCATTGTATTGAGGCATCCATTGGAAGGGGCAGCACGGTTTGCATCTGAGTCTGCAACCATCCCTGTCATCAATGCCGGAGATGGTGCAGGCCAGCACCCGTCCCAGACACTCCTTGATCTCTTCACCATCCGGCAGTCGATGTCCCTTGAGAAGATCAATATCGGGTTTTTGGGTGATCTCAGGTACGGGAGGACCGCCCATTCGCTTGCTGCCGCGCTCTCACGCTATGATGCCCGGATACATACGATAACGCCAAAAGGGCTCGAACTCCCACCGGGACTGACAGAAGATCTCATCGAGTACGGGACAGACATAGTCGTCCATGAGCATCTAGAGGATGTTGTGGAGGATCTTGATGTGCTGTACGTCACGCGAATCCAGAGGGAGCGGTTTCCGGATCCCGCTGATTATGCCTCGATTGCCTCCAGCTACCGGGTGACACCTGACGTTATCCGGGGTGTGTCAGATCGGTTCCTCCTGATGCATCCGCTTCCACGGGTTGATGAGATAGATCCCCGTGTCGATGCTCTTCCCTGTGCCCGGTACTTTGAACAATCCAGAAATGGTGTGCCCGTCCGTATGGCGATGCTCCAGAAGGTGTTTTTATGA
- a CDS encoding DUF116 domain-containing protein, with translation MFILDPTWERLMVILGEVTLFVALFLFALAIVMAILIVTSIRSGRVIFPALLRPFLVLLEGVVKSICTFIGIEPGELLRFMIRLDNRMNTQAFAEIPVEKRAVFLPQCLRSAKCPAHLTPEGLVCVSCGGCDLGTTIPAMKSLGYRIFIIPGSTFIKRMVQKYHPEAIIGVGCLMEVKEGLDMCNRVGLVGMGVVTMKDGCVETIVGWQDLFDVVSIGIDPESIPDNLHISSN, from the coding sequence ATGTTCATTCTCGATCCAACATGGGAACGCCTGATGGTCATCCTTGGAGAGGTGACGCTCTTTGTCGCTCTCTTCCTCTTTGCCCTGGCAATAGTCATGGCGATTCTGATCGTCACCTCGATCCGGTCGGGGCGTGTCATCTTCCCTGCTCTCTTACGGCCCTTTCTTGTTCTCCTTGAAGGTGTTGTGAAAAGTATCTGCACCTTTATTGGCATTGAGCCAGGTGAGCTGCTCCGCTTTATGATCCGGCTTGATAACCGGATGAATACCCAGGCATTTGCCGAGATACCTGTCGAAAAACGTGCGGTATTTCTGCCACAGTGCCTCCGCTCCGCGAAATGCCCGGCTCACCTCACCCCTGAAGGTCTCGTCTGTGTTAGTTGTGGCGGATGTGATCTGGGTACAACCATCCCGGCTATGAAATCCCTTGGATACAGGATTTTCATCATACCGGGATCAACGTTTATTAAACGGATGGTGCAGAAGTATCATCCCGAGGCGATCATCGGTGTCGGGTGTCTCATGGAGGTGAAAGAGGGGCTTGATATGTGTAACCGGGTTGGCCTTGTCGGGATGGGTGTCGTGACGATGAAGGACGGGTGTGTCGAGACGATCGTCGGCTGGCAGGATCTCTTTGATGTGGTCAGTATCGGGATCGATCCGGAATCAATCCCCGATAATCTTCACATTTCGTCCAATTAA
- a CDS encoding NAD(P)H-hydrate dehydratase: protein MPSWLAALIDWEPVGIRRMQAIEKNAEALGVSTIQMMEAAGKALADRALSQFPESVLILCGKGNNGGDGFVAARHLARHTKCTCIYTAGDRIGDAAANLSALRYCGIALQEVACREDVAEQQHLFDGADLIIDALLGTGAGGSLREPLASLVESANRSGASILSADLPTPGILSDFILAFHRSKGRSDAVCDIGIPIEAECCTGPGDLLEIPARETGSHKGDGGKVLVVGGGPYQGAPYLAGLAALRAGADIVRVATPNVIDLPDLIHLPISGSVLGEADEELLLGHARDADVVVIGPGLGTESHETVVRIAAASRRVVVDADALRLPLPGGKETILTPHAGEFLRAFGESPTGNLKGDSDLVREAASKTGVVLLKGTCDIISDGSRVRFNRTGTTAMTVGGTGDILAGVAAALFCRMPAFEAAALAAYANGRAGEEAATEIGDGLIAGDLLLHLSRILYGE, encoded by the coding sequence ATGCCTTCCTGGTTAGCAGCGTTGATCGATTGGGAGCCGGTTGGGATCAGACGGATGCAGGCGATCGAGAAGAACGCCGAAGCACTCGGTGTATCCACAATCCAGATGATGGAGGCCGCAGGAAAAGCGCTTGCGGACCGGGCACTCAGTCAATTCCCGGAGTCGGTTCTTATCCTCTGCGGGAAGGGCAATAACGGGGGAGACGGCTTTGTCGCAGCCCGGCATCTTGCCCGCCATACGAAATGTACCTGTATCTATACCGCAGGGGATCGGATCGGTGATGCGGCAGCAAATCTCTCTGCACTCAGATACTGTGGTATCGCCCTGCAGGAGGTCGCATGCAGGGAGGATGTGGCAGAGCAGCAGCACCTCTTTGATGGTGCAGACCTGATCATCGACGCGCTCCTTGGAACCGGTGCGGGCGGAAGCCTGCGCGAGCCGCTTGCATCACTTGTGGAGTCAGCGAACAGATCAGGTGCATCTATCCTTTCAGCAGACCTCCCGACACCAGGTATTCTCTCTGACTTCATCCTGGCATTTCACCGGTCAAAAGGCAGATCAGATGCCGTCTGCGATATCGGGATCCCAATCGAGGCGGAATGCTGTACCGGACCGGGAGACCTCCTCGAAATCCCTGCCAGGGAGACAGGTTCCCATAAGGGAGACGGGGGGAAGGTATTGGTTGTTGGTGGCGGGCCCTACCAGGGTGCACCATACCTTGCAGGCCTTGCCGCGCTGCGGGCAGGTGCTGATATCGTCAGGGTGGCAACGCCGAATGTGATCGATCTGCCAGATCTTATCCATCTGCCAATATCCGGGTCGGTGCTCGGGGAAGCAGATGAAGAGCTGCTTCTTGGCCATGCACGTGACGCTGACGTTGTCGTTATCGGGCCCGGGCTTGGCACTGAAAGCCACGAGACCGTGGTCAGGATTGCCGCGGCATCCCGGCGGGTTGTCGTGGATGCAGATGCACTACGTCTCCCGCTCCCTGGTGGGAAGGAGACAATCCTGACTCCGCACGCGGGCGAGTTTCTGCGCGCATTTGGAGAGTCGCCCACGGGGAACCTTAAGGGAGATTCAGATCTGGTCCGGGAGGCAGCCTCAAAAACAGGTGTCGTGCTGCTAAAAGGCACGTGTGATATTATCAGTGACGGCAGCCGCGTCAGGTTCAACAGGACCGGCACCACCGCCATGACCGTCGGCGGCACAGGAGATATCCTGGCTGGCGTTGCTGCCGCTCTCTTCTGCCGCATGCCCGCATTTGAAGCAGCAGCTCTTGCCGCATATGCAAACGGGCGCGCCGGGGAAGAGGCAGCAACAGAGATCGGAGATGGGCTGATCGCAGGCGATCTTCTTCTGCACCTCTCACGCATACTCTATGGGGAATGA
- a CDS encoding CoB--CoM heterodisulfide reductase iron-sulfur subunit A family protein — MRRVVVIGGGVAGIQAALDVANHGIPVTLIEREPTIGGHMAQLDKTFPTNDCSMCILSPKMVDVERHPLITIRTMTEVTSIEGEQGAFRVNVVGHPRYIDASRCTGCGDCEEICPVEVYNRFDAGMGVRKAIYKAHPQVVPNLVVRDAEHCIECGLCYDICGREAVLREDAEKREVIEAGSIIIATGYQLFDARKKQIFGYLRYPDVLTSLEFERMINASGPTGGALRRLSDGTVPRSVVFVQCVGSRDIPLQRPYCSSVCCMYALKNAMLILEHYPETEVSILYNDIRAYGKGYEEYRMRAEEAGVNLVRGFPGEVTEGKDDLILPIEDTETGEFISLHADLVVLSAGFEPVPDTQELARQLGLEMDENGFLNTTDAKLDPVGTVRPGIYCAGTVTAPRDIPDSVMTAGAAAMRATRDILMSGE, encoded by the coding sequence ATGCGTAGAGTTGTTGTTATTGGGGGTGGTGTTGCCGGTATCCAGGCTGCGCTTGATGTGGCAAACCATGGGATCCCGGTCACCTTAATTGAACGTGAACCGACTATCGGCGGCCATATGGCCCAGCTGGACAAGACGTTTCCGACAAATGACTGTTCGATGTGCATCCTCTCGCCGAAGATGGTAGATGTCGAGCGGCATCCCCTCATCACTATCAGGACTATGACCGAGGTCACCTCAATTGAAGGCGAACAGGGAGCGTTCCGGGTGAATGTTGTCGGGCACCCGCGCTATATTGACGCATCACGCTGCACCGGGTGCGGGGACTGCGAGGAGATCTGCCCGGTTGAGGTCTATAACCGCTTCGACGCCGGTATGGGGGTGAGAAAGGCGATCTATAAAGCGCATCCGCAGGTAGTCCCGAATCTCGTTGTCCGTGATGCAGAGCATTGTATCGAATGCGGCCTCTGCTATGATATCTGTGGAAGGGAGGCTGTTCTTCGTGAGGATGCAGAGAAGAGAGAGGTGATCGAGGCAGGGAGCATCATCATCGCAACCGGCTACCAGCTCTTTGATGCCCGGAAGAAGCAGATCTTTGGGTATCTCCGCTACCCCGATGTTCTGACAAGCCTTGAGTTTGAACGGATGATCAATGCGAGCGGGCCGACCGGCGGCGCTCTCAGACGGCTCTCGGATGGAACGGTTCCGCGCTCAGTTGTCTTTGTCCAGTGTGTCGGATCCCGTGATATTCCGCTGCAGAGGCCATACTGTTCATCAGTCTGCTGCATGTATGCCCTGAAGAATGCGATGCTGATCCTTGAACACTATCCTGAGACGGAGGTTTCTATCCTCTACAACGATATCCGGGCATATGGAAAAGGATACGAAGAGTATCGGATGCGTGCCGAGGAAGCAGGCGTCAATCTGGTTCGTGGCTTCCCCGGTGAAGTGACTGAAGGCAAGGATGATCTCATCCTCCCGATCGAGGATACAGAGACTGGTGAATTCATCAGTCTCCATGCGGATCTTGTGGTGCTCTCCGCCGGGTTTGAGCCGGTTCCCGACACACAGGAGCTTGCCCGCCAACTCGGCCTTGAGATGGATGAGAACGGGTTTTTGAACACAACCGATGCAAAACTTGATCCCGTTGGAACTGTTCGTCCCGGGATTTACTGTGCCGGTACTGTCACTGCACCCCGTGATATCCCTGATTCGGTGATGACCGCTGGAGCTGCTGCCATGCGGGCGACACGGGATATCCTGATGTCTGGTGAATAA
- a CDS encoding protein-L-isoaspartate carboxylmethyltransferase, which yields MIQEGDRVILVGSRREYYLRAGPGKFGSDAGEIQLPDLIGKMPGEIIETHLGKKFLIRVPRPPDLFAHGKRSGAPMLPKDIGMVIAYTGMNRKDTVLDAGTGSGVAALYFGGIAGHVDTYEIRPEFAKLAEKNIADAGLETVTVHTGDLLSASGSYDIVHLDMMIGREHVVHAHSLLVPGGFFVSYTPFFEQTFAVMDACSDIFHGGVTCFECMERELTRSNRGTRPSTRVGHSGFLTVARK from the coding sequence ATGATCCAGGAGGGTGATCGCGTCATCCTGGTTGGATCCAGACGCGAGTATTATCTCAGGGCGGGACCTGGAAAATTTGGATCTGATGCAGGAGAGATTCAGCTCCCTGATCTCATCGGGAAGATGCCGGGAGAGATAATCGAGACGCATCTTGGGAAGAAGTTTCTCATCAGGGTTCCGCGTCCTCCTGATCTGTTTGCACATGGGAAGCGGAGCGGCGCCCCGATGCTCCCAAAAGATATCGGTATGGTGATTGCCTATACCGGCATGAACAGAAAAGACACCGTTCTTGATGCAGGCACCGGGAGCGGGGTTGCGGCTCTCTATTTCGGGGGGATCGCAGGTCATGTCGATACGTATGAGATACGCCCGGAATTTGCAAAACTCGCAGAGAAGAATATAGCAGATGCCGGCCTTGAGACGGTAACGGTTCATACCGGGGATCTTCTTTCTGCATCCGGCAGCTACGATATTGTGCATCTCGATATGATGATTGGGAGGGAACATGTCGTCCATGCCCACTCGCTCCTTGTTCCGGGAGGGTTCTTTGTAAGTTATACGCCCTTTTTTGAGCAGACCTTTGCTGTGATGGATGCCTGTTCTGATATCTTTCATGGCGGGGTTACCTGTTTTGAGTGTATGGAGCGTGAACTGACACGGAGCAACCGTGGGACACGGCCGTCAACGAGAGTTGGCCACAGTGGGTTCCTCACCGTGGCACGAAAATGA
- the mtnA gene encoding S-methyl-5-thioribose-1-phosphate isomerase: MRTRTIWWEEAGVGMIDQTLLPGAYTEIVTPDLAGLIHAIQTLRVRGAPALGVAGAYGVALACKHALDGPEGAFYSRVQQDAGLIRTARPTAVNLGWGVDRVMAAVKASQNPEQAFHEALSCAERLADEDEETCRMIGGHGAGLLPDECTVLTHCNAGALACAAYGTALGVVRSAVADGKLVSVLSCETRPLLQGSRLTAWELERDGIPVTTIIDSEAAFLMQKGAVDCVIVGADRICADGVFNKIGTYMHAVSAHHHGIPFYVAAPHSTFDSNRRVADVIIEERGRDEVASFCGTKTVPDTVPVLNYAFDATPLSLVTAIITEEGLIRPPYDHPWLLP; the protein is encoded by the coding sequence ATGCGAACGCGGACGATCTGGTGGGAGGAAGCAGGTGTCGGTATGATCGACCAGACCCTTCTTCCGGGTGCGTATACAGAGATTGTGACTCCTGACCTGGCCGGCCTGATCCATGCCATCCAGACTCTCAGGGTTCGCGGGGCGCCAGCACTTGGGGTTGCCGGGGCATACGGCGTTGCCCTTGCCTGTAAGCATGCGCTTGACGGGCCTGAGGGTGCCTTCTACTCCCGTGTCCAGCAGGATGCGGGCCTGATACGTACTGCCCGCCCGACAGCAGTCAATCTCGGGTGGGGTGTTGATCGGGTCATGGCTGCTGTGAAAGCCTCGCAGAACCCGGAGCAGGCATTTCATGAAGCACTCTCCTGCGCAGAACGCCTGGCAGATGAGGATGAGGAGACCTGCCGCATGATCGGAGGACATGGTGCTGGCCTGCTTCCGGATGAATGCACCGTCCTGACACACTGCAATGCCGGTGCCCTTGCCTGTGCTGCGTATGGGACTGCTCTTGGTGTTGTCAGAAGCGCTGTGGCTGATGGGAAATTGGTCTCGGTTCTCTCGTGTGAAACCCGCCCCCTCCTCCAGGGTTCCCGCCTGACAGCGTGGGAGCTTGAGAGGGATGGTATCCCGGTGACGACGATTATTGATTCTGAAGCGGCGTTTTTGATGCAGAAAGGTGCAGTCGACTGCGTCATCGTTGGTGCAGACCGGATCTGCGCTGACGGTGTCTTCAATAAGATCGGGACATACATGCACGCGGTATCTGCACACCATCATGGCATCCCGTTCTATGTTGCCGCTCCACACTCAACCTTTGACTCCAACCGGCGTGTGGCTGATGTGATCATCGAGGAGCGCGGCCGTGACGAGGTGGCATCATTTTGTGGCACGAAGACGGTACCGGATACTGTGCCTGTCCTGAACTATGCCTTTGACGCGACACCGCTTTCCCTGGTGACCGCAATCATAACCGAGGAAGGTCTGATCAGGCCCCCGTATGATCATCCCTGGCTCCTGCCCTGA
- a CDS encoding polymer-forming cytoskeletal protein, with the protein MRIYKKNNTYIARPGSYFEGNVKIHGDFMAPQRTHFWGRLVVEGDLNLGPQSTVEGEIVCENAFIGHDAVVKGKIYVNDNVTICDRAVLNGIEAGGDIIIRPGAVVGDVKTDNSVLIYGKITSGTLIGRNVKIIGD; encoded by the coding sequence ATGAGGATTTATAAGAAAAATAACACCTATATCGCCAGGCCGGGATCCTATTTTGAAGGAAACGTCAAGATCCACGGAGATTTCATGGCGCCGCAGAGGACGCACTTCTGGGGGAGACTCGTTGTCGAGGGTGACTTAAACCTCGGGCCGCAATCAACAGTGGAAGGCGAGATCGTCTGCGAGAACGCTTTTATAGGCCATGATGCCGTTGTCAAGGGGAAGATCTATGTGAATGACAATGTGACGATCTGTGATCGGGCAGTACTCAATGGGATCGAGGCAGGAGGAGATATCATCATCCGTCCCGGCGCCGTGGTCGGGGATGTGAAAACAGACAATTCTGTCCTCATATACGGCAAGATAACATCAGGAACCTTAATTGGACGAAATGTGAAGATTATCGGGGATTGA
- a CDS encoding nascent polypeptide-associated complex protein, whose translation MMPGGMNPKKMKQMMNKLGMKMDPIEGVTRVIIESEGGNYIFDEAEVVVMSVQGTVTYQLTGEPRFEAPKVADSEPLDVEITDDDVQLVAMQTGVSEDAARSALLEANGDIAEAIMKLGSE comes from the coding sequence ATGATGCCCGGTGGAATGAACCCAAAGAAGATGAAACAGATGATGAACAAGCTCGGCATGAAGATGGATCCGATTGAAGGTGTAACCCGTGTTATTATCGAATCTGAAGGCGGGAACTACATCTTTGACGAAGCCGAGGTTGTGGTTATGTCGGTGCAGGGCACGGTAACGTACCAGCTGACCGGCGAACCCCGGTTTGAAGCCCCGAAAGTGGCAGATTCAGAGCCTCTGGACGTCGAGATCACTGATGATGATGTTCAGCTTGTCGCCATGCAGACAGGTGTTTCTGAAGACGCAGCCCGTTCTGCACTTCTAGAGGCAAACGGAGATATTGCTGAAGCAATCATGAAACTTGGCAGCGAATGA
- a CDS encoding phosphopantetheine adenylyltransferase: protein MNVMVGGTFDPFHVGHKVLLTRSFEIAGKGGFVTIGLTSDDFASAKTHPVRPFEDRLRELDAWISSAGFPAGHRIECLTDRFGSALTEDFEALVVSEETFPVAEEINRIRGRKGMKKVDIYQIHCIMADDGKIVSSTRICRGEIDLEGHPIE from the coding sequence ATGAACGTTATGGTAGGGGGCACCTTCGATCCCTTTCATGTCGGCCATAAAGTGCTCCTGACACGATCCTTTGAAATCGCTGGGAAAGGCGGTTTTGTCACAATAGGACTTACTTCTGATGATTTTGCATCTGCAAAGACCCATCCTGTCCGCCCCTTTGAAGATCGATTGAGGGAACTGGACGCATGGATCAGTTCAGCTGGTTTTCCTGCAGGCCACCGGATCGAGTGCTTAACGGATAGGTTTGGATCTGCACTCACTGAGGATTTTGAAGCACTTGTCGTCTCTGAAGAGACGTTTCCTGTCGCCGAGGAGATCAACCGGATACGGGGCAGGAAAGGGATGAAGAAAGTGGATATCTACCAGATACACTGTATCATGGCAGATGACGGGAAGATCGTCTCAAGCACCCGGATCTGCCGCGGGGAGATCGATTTGGAAGGCCACCCGATCGAATAA
- a CDS encoding single-stranded-DNA-specific exonuclease RecJ has product MVFADDLVEASEIVRSASAVTIISHIDADGIASEAIMRMALERAEIPVQSVFLRQLEPLMMKRVPKDDTLKLFVDLGAGQQNLIEGHGLPFDDVLILDHHISQPSTIGYRQVNCLPYGITKLSAAGIAYLVAKELDRRNRDLAKLAVVGNVGDMMAREGCGLVSVARAIAMDGVEEGNVLAIPHDLNCYGLSTRPVHICLSYSDDPPIPGISNNPNGAQAFLEKLGISLRNSDGNWRVWEELTADERKIIVSALVEQLIAHGEPVERLFGESYIFPDEALRSPLRNASEYATMLNACGRWARPVIGSAVCSGDRELLYQEAEHMLRHHRSVIRELFQYILDTGVARTDHLQWIHTRDLFPDTIVGIGAGMALSKLNRRYPIMVFCNLPDDPDVVKVSMRTIDKVVRSGIDLQAALCEASDSVGGAGGGHAIAAGAYIPAGTEEDFVRRIDEILARQSAQGAENS; this is encoded by the coding sequence ATGGTTTTTGCTGACGATCTGGTGGAGGCATCCGAAATCGTCAGATCCGCATCTGCCGTCACCATTATCTCGCATATCGATGCTGACGGCATTGCAAGCGAGGCCATCATGAGGATGGCACTTGAGAGAGCGGAGATTCCTGTTCAGTCGGTCTTTCTCAGGCAGCTTGAACCCCTGATGATGAAGCGGGTTCCAAAGGACGACACGCTCAAACTCTTTGTTGATCTTGGAGCAGGCCAGCAGAACCTGATCGAAGGCCATGGTCTTCCTTTTGACGACGTGCTGATCCTTGACCATCATATCAGTCAGCCCTCGACCATCGGGTACAGGCAGGTAAACTGCCTCCCATACGGGATAACCAAGCTCTCTGCTGCCGGGATAGCCTACCTTGTGGCAAAGGAACTGGATCGCAGGAACCGGGACCTGGCAAAGCTCGCGGTTGTCGGAAACGTCGGTGACATGATGGCGCGTGAGGGGTGCGGGCTGGTCAGCGTTGCCCGTGCAATAGCCATGGACGGCGTTGAAGAAGGAAATGTCCTGGCTATTCCCCATGATCTCAACTGCTATGGCCTTTCCACGCGGCCGGTGCATATCTGCCTGAGCTACAGTGACGATCCGCCTATCCCCGGTATCAGCAATAACCCAAACGGCGCGCAGGCGTTCCTTGAGAAGCTTGGGATCTCCCTCCGGAACAGCGATGGGAACTGGCGGGTCTGGGAAGAACTGACGGCTGATGAGCGAAAGATCATCGTCTCGGCCCTGGTCGAACAGCTGATTGCCCATGGTGAACCAGTCGAGCGGCTCTTTGGCGAGTCCTATATCTTCCCTGACGAAGCATTGCGATCCCCTCTCAGGAATGCCTCTGAATATGCGACGATGCTGAATGCCTGCGGCAGGTGGGCACGTCCCGTCATCGGGAGCGCCGTCTGCAGCGGTGATCGGGAATTGCTGTACCAGGAAGCGGAGCATATGCTCAGGCACCACAGGAGTGTCATCAGGGAACTCTTCCAGTACATCCTCGATACCGGTGTTGCAAGAACAGACCATCTCCAATGGATACATACGCGTGATCTCTTCCCCGATACGATCGTTGGTATCGGTGCGGGGATGGCACTCTCAAAACTGAACCGGAGATACCCGATCATGGTCTTCTGCAACCTCCCCGATGATCCGGACGTGGTGAAGGTATCGATGAGAACCATTGATAAGGTCGTCCGTTCCGGAATCGATCTCCAGGCAGCGCTCTGTGAGGCGTCTGATTCTGTGGGTGGAGCCGGGGGCGGCCATGCAATTGCCGCAGGAGCATATATTCCTGCAGGAACGGAGGAAGATTTTGTCAGAAGAATCGATGAGATCCTCGCACGCCAGTCTGCGCAGGGTGCGGAAAATAGCTGA
- the pyrI gene encoding aspartate carbamoyltransferase regulatory subunit: MKGKPEDGLLISPIRNGTVIDHIAAGEGLPVLRILGITGRTTEELSVATNVESRQMGKKDIVKIENRELVKEEVDRISLIAPKASINIIREYRVVQKIGVEIPSEVVGVIRCPNPACISNANEPIRSLFACQRRGYRCRYCDTMITRDVGSYIV, encoded by the coding sequence ATGAAAGGAAAGCCTGAAGACGGACTCCTGATCAGCCCTATACGGAACGGGACAGTCATCGATCATATTGCAGCAGGCGAAGGACTCCCGGTTCTCCGCATCCTCGGGATCACCGGCAGGACAACAGAAGAACTCTCTGTTGCGACAAATGTGGAGAGCAGACAGATGGGGAAGAAGGATATCGTCAAGATCGAGAACCGCGAACTTGTCAAGGAAGAGGTCGACAGAATATCCTTAATTGCCCCAAAGGCGAGCATCAATATCATCCGTGAGTACCGGGTTGTCCAAAAGATTGGTGTTGAGATACCCTCTGAAGTGGTTGGGGTGATCCGCTGCCCAAATCCTGCCTGTATCTCAAATGCAAATGAACCTATCCGGAGCTTGTTTGCCTGCCAGCGGAGAGGATACCGGTGCAGGTACTGCGATACCATGATCACCCGGGATGTTGGATCCTACATCGTCTGA
- a CDS encoding PUA domain-containing protein has product MRKIAEFQFGRGAGVALFPEECTFQYSTSKRIRYVLHDGVRLATVRAQDGHLTLSFVGASRLFAFLKPPAARVVVMEDAVPFVAAGKNAMAKHVVSADPKIRAEEEVFVVAEDGTLLATGMALLSGTEMPDFKYGGAVQVRQGRDKQ; this is encoded by the coding sequence GTGCGGAAAATAGCTGAATTCCAGTTTGGGCGCGGAGCCGGAGTTGCACTCTTTCCAGAGGAGTGTACATTCCAGTACTCGACATCGAAGCGGATACGCTATGTCCTCCATGATGGTGTGAGGCTTGCAACAGTCCGTGCGCAGGATGGCCATCTGACACTCAGTTTTGTCGGGGCGTCCCGTCTCTTTGCATTTCTGAAGCCGCCTGCTGCCCGCGTTGTGGTGATGGAAGATGCAGTGCCGTTTGTCGCGGCTGGAAAGAATGCGATGGCAAAACACGTTGTATCGGCAGATCCGAAGATCCGCGCCGAAGAAGAGGTATTTGTGGTGGCTGAGGATGGCACCCTGCTTGCAACGGGGATGGCGCTCCTCTCCGGAACCGAGATGCCTGACTTTAAGTACGGCGGTGCCGTACAAGTACGACAGGGAAGGGATAAACAATGA
- a CDS encoding gamma carbonic anhydrase family protein, with product MCSGGLTGLCGFVAENATIIGDVVCGKDVSVWFSAVIRGDREPIVVGDGSNIQDNVVVHASPGYPATIGKEVSVGHGAIIHGCTIRDEVLIGMGAIVMNGAVIGSGSIIGAGAVVTEGKTIPENSLVLGVPGKVVAMTNAEQRESILKNATDYRELAARYTNA from the coding sequence ATGTGTAGTGGTGGACTCACCGGATTGTGTGGATTTGTTGCAGAAAATGCCACAATCATTGGAGATGTGGTTTGTGGAAAAGACGTGAGTGTCTGGTTTTCTGCGGTTATCCGGGGAGATCGCGAACCCATTGTTGTTGGTGACGGATCAAATATCCAGGATAATGTGGTTGTCCACGCAAGCCCAGGCTATCCGGCAACAATTGGAAAAGAAGTCTCTGTTGGGCATGGAGCAATAATCCATGGCTGCACCATCAGAGATGAGGTGCTCATTGGAATGGGTGCGATTGTGATGAACGGTGCGGTGATCGGATCTGGGAGCATCATCGGCGCGGGTGCGGTTGTGACTGAAGGAAAGACAATCCCGGAGAATTCGCTTGTCCTTGGTGTTCCTGGGAAGGTTGTTGCTATGACGAATGCAGAGCAGCGGGAATCCATCCTGAAGAATGCAACAGACTACCGGGAACTTGCAGCGAGGTATACCAATGCGTAG